One Alicyclobacillus acidoterrestris DNA window includes the following coding sequences:
- a CDS encoding C40 family peptidase: MRAKAVVSGLAAMATLLPLGLSSVAMASTNSASTVSIKHNAYLITAPKSGSTKIALETTGTKLTVLSGGNSYWYHVEDAKGRDGYITTNTYYTTETSSSTATTSSSAAASSSSTVASTATKPSTSSTSTASSTTGKQVVEVLHNAYLVSAAKSGSSRIELEQTGTQLTILSGSTQYWWHVEAPSGKSGYITANSYYTTTTNPLNVQLPPGVTLDPAITPIASVDASADAKFQAILKVAESKLGTPYELDHNEDRGQTGFDCSNFTAYVYHHALGYIISTSSKTQYTSVGTKVAIADMQPGDLLTFDDGGHSGIYIGNNQMIQCGGGLGKVGYLSVAPGSYWYQHLSAVKRMY; encoded by the coding sequence GTGAGAGCAAAAGCAGTCGTTTCAGGTTTGGCAGCCATGGCAACTTTATTGCCACTCGGCCTATCTTCGGTGGCCATGGCAAGTACGAATTCCGCATCGACCGTCAGTATCAAACACAATGCGTATTTGATTACGGCGCCAAAGAGCGGATCGACCAAAATTGCACTGGAGACCACTGGAACGAAGCTGACGGTTTTATCAGGTGGCAACAGCTATTGGTATCACGTCGAAGACGCCAAAGGGCGAGATGGCTACATTACGACGAACACGTACTATACCACGGAAACGTCATCGTCAACGGCGACGACCAGTTCGTCTGCGGCAGCGTCTAGTAGTTCAACCGTAGCGTCAACCGCGACAAAGCCGTCGACCTCGAGTACGAGTACGGCCTCGTCAACGACAGGGAAACAGGTCGTGGAAGTGCTTCACAACGCGTACCTCGTTTCTGCGGCAAAGTCCGGTTCTAGTCGAATTGAGCTGGAGCAGACGGGCACTCAATTGACGATTCTCTCCGGTAGCACGCAGTATTGGTGGCACGTCGAGGCGCCGTCCGGCAAATCGGGGTATATCACGGCGAACAGTTATTACACCACGACGACGAATCCCTTAAATGTGCAACTGCCGCCAGGGGTGACATTAGATCCAGCCATTACGCCGATTGCATCGGTGGATGCCTCAGCGGATGCGAAGTTCCAAGCGATTCTGAAGGTTGCGGAAAGTAAACTAGGGACGCCGTACGAGTTAGATCACAACGAAGACCGCGGTCAAACCGGCTTTGACTGCTCGAACTTCACCGCGTACGTCTATCATCACGCGCTCGGGTATATCATTTCGACGTCGTCGAAGACGCAGTATACATCCGTTGGGACGAAAGTGGCCATTGCCGATATGCAACCGGGCGACCTTCTGACATTTGACGATGGTGGGCACTCGGGTATCTATATTGGGAACAACCAGATGATTCAGTGTGGCGGAGGACTCGGAAAAGTGGGGTATTTGAGTGTTGCGCCGGGATCGTATTGGTACCAGCACCTCTCGGCAGTGAAGCGGATGTATTAA